A stretch of Sulfurimonas xiamenensis DNA encodes these proteins:
- a CDS encoding WD40 repeat domain-containing protein, whose protein sequence is MKIITLITLLLTLLFSQEIKQPVSQFTSSGPVVDLLYKDGKVYSATNASCVDIFDFKSRELIKKIEIPKITDFMGDVVHSKVYSVDVIDDKILILSQDKQGFRRVHLHQNGKTELLFDYNKALTIAKAKFLNSDTILLGLLSNELVSYNIKNNSNNWIIQVSAAKFSDFVLNESKSEVVVADESGDLKIHSTKDGKRIKLLAGQNLDNVFQVDYKNGIIATAGQDRRTVIYTPKLNSSYYLESDFLIYSVGLSPSGKIVGYYSDEANNVTLVNTITKSKIGIYGGNPMTISKIVFINEKEFLVSSDANVINLYNVK, encoded by the coding sequence ACTTCTTTTTTCACAGGAGATTAAACAACCTGTCTCTCAATTTACTTCAAGCGGACCAGTTGTAGATCTGTTATATAAAGATGGAAAGGTATACAGTGCAACAAATGCCAGCTGTGTAGATATTTTTGATTTTAAAAGCAGAGAACTTATCAAAAAAATAGAGATACCTAAAATAACAGATTTTATGGGTGATGTTGTGCACTCAAAGGTTTACTCTGTTGATGTTATCGATGATAAAATACTAATTTTATCACAGGACAAACAGGGTTTTAGAAGAGTTCATCTTCATCAAAACGGAAAAACTGAACTTTTATTTGATTATAATAAAGCACTTACAATAGCAAAAGCTAAATTTTTAAATAGCGATACTATTTTATTGGGATTGTTAAGCAACGAGCTTGTTTCATACAATATAAAAAATAATTCTAATAATTGGATAATTCAAGTTTCAGCCGCAAAATTTTCAGACTTTGTTTTAAATGAGTCAAAGTCTGAAGTTGTGGTTGCTGATGAGAGCGGAGATTTAAAAATTCATAGTACAAAAGATGGAAAACGCATAAAATTATTAGCCGGTCAAAACCTAGACAATGTATTTCAGGTGGATTATAAAAACGGTATTATTGCAACAGCCGGTCAAGACAGAAGAACTGTTATATATACTCCAAAATTAAACTCATCCTATTATTTAGAATCTGATTTTTTAATTTACAGTGTTGGGCTATCTCCAAGCGGTAAAATTGTAGGATACTATAGCGATGAAGCCAACAATGTAACTTTAGTAAATACTATTACTAAATCCAAGATCGGTATATACGGCGGCAATCCTATGACAATTTCAAAAATAGTTTTTATAAATGAAAAAGAATTTTTAGTTTCAAGTGATGCAAATGTTATTAATTTATATAATGTAAAATAA
- a CDS encoding PAS domain-containing protein, translated as MEYNESEFLIETEVPYDEVITSRTDLKGNITYANEIFCEISGYSLEELLGKPHNIVRHPDMPKSVYKELWDTIKSGNQWIGVVKNLRKDKGHYWVKAIVSGVYKDGELVEYKSLRTPIEYDEKLEHQKLYDKMRKENGEKTRRVIYE; from the coding sequence ATGGAGTATAATGAAAGTGAATTTTTAATAGAGACAGAAGTGCCTTACGATGAAGTTATAACATCAAGAACGGATTTAAAAGGTAATATTACTTATGCAAATGAAATTTTTTGTGAAATAAGCGGCTATTCTCTTGAAGAACTTTTAGGAAAACCTCATAACATTGTTAGGCATCCTGATATGCCAAAGAGCGTTTACAAAGAGTTATGGGATACAATAAAAAGTGGAAATCAATGGATAGGTGTTGTTAAAAATCTACGAAAAGACAAAGGTCATTATTGGGTCAAAGCTATAGTCTCTGGTGTGTACAAAGATGGAGAGCTTGTTGAGTATAAATCATTAAGAACTCCAATAGAGTATGACGAAAAGTTAGAACATCAAAAATTATACGATAAAATGCGTAAAGAAAATGGTGAAAAAACAAGAAGAGTAATTTACGAATAA
- a CDS encoding chaperone NapD, with protein sequence MNISSIVVQTLPKYLDEVVQNLKDCEVCDYHMHDEKGRIIITIEGEAVSEELEKLRVIEAIPHVITADMQMSYSEDELDAHMEVIANGDAVPKMLNDDSIPASAIRYNGDLKKKEDLTTFAKNFDKTKR encoded by the coding sequence ATGAATATTTCAAGCATTGTCGTTCAAACATTACCAAAATATTTAGACGAAGTGGTACAGAATCTTAAAGATTGTGAAGTATGTGATTATCATATGCATGATGAAAAAGGGCGAATTATTATAACAATCGAAGGTGAAGCAGTTTCAGAAGAGTTGGAAAAACTAAGAGTTATAGAAGCTATTCCACATGTAATAACTGCTGATATGCAGATGTCTTATAGTGAAGATGAGCTCGATGCACATATGGAAGTTATTGCAAATGGCGATGCAGTTCCAAAAATGTTAAATGACGACAGTATCCCTGCATCTGCAATAAGATACAATGGTGATTTAAAGAAAAAAGAAGATTTAACGACATTTGCTAAAAATTTTGATAAAACAAAGAGGTAA